One segment of Microbacterium arborescens DNA contains the following:
- a CDS encoding prolyl oligopeptidase family serine peptidase — protein MSQQLPYGSWPSPLTASWASSSSLRLDGAGFVGDEVWWGESLPDEGGRVAVVRRRGDGEVEVVLPAPWNARSRVHEYGGGAWAVSDDGDLFFVDKSDQRIRRLRPGGEPEALTPDESGTHYGGLRWQRGVLLAVRERERSEGTPERHIVRIDGATGAHASGVTELAGGSDFVAQPALSPDGSHLAWVAWDHPDMPWDRTRIRVVDLRAPHRVRDVAGGSTAALQPEWTPDGQLVVVDEPTGRWNLYRVDPDADANPAPISPADADTGGGLWVLGTRWYAPLDDGRVVAVRTHGSDQLVVIDRDGGAVPLPVPATARLQIEDVAGSSALVSGTMPGATGLWIVDLDSGEATAVRGGAPDVDAAWIPHARQLTTEGPHGPVHAFAYPPTNPDVEAPTDELPPYLVWVHGGPTSHVGGTADSKVAYFTSRGIGVLDVNYGGSTGYGRSYRERLKGQWGVVDVDDVATAARGLAADGLADPSRLAIEGGSAGGWTVLAALVGTDVFGAGVSRYGVGDARALAAETHDFEARYLDGLIGPLPEAEQVYIERSPLSRPERFRVPLLLLQGDEDAVVPPAQAEAIRDALVAQEVPHAYVLYAGEGHGFRRTETIVHALESELAFLGQVFGFDTPGVAPVELD, from the coding sequence ATGTCGCAGCAACTGCCCTACGGTTCCTGGCCTTCTCCCCTGACCGCATCGTGGGCGAGCTCGTCGTCACTGCGCCTCGACGGCGCCGGCTTCGTCGGCGATGAGGTCTGGTGGGGCGAGTCGCTGCCCGACGAGGGCGGCCGCGTCGCCGTCGTGCGCCGCCGAGGCGACGGCGAGGTCGAGGTCGTCCTTCCCGCCCCCTGGAACGCCCGGTCACGCGTCCACGAGTACGGCGGAGGTGCGTGGGCGGTCTCCGATGACGGCGATCTGTTCTTCGTCGACAAGTCCGACCAGCGCATCCGTCGCCTCCGCCCCGGCGGCGAGCCCGAGGCGCTCACCCCCGACGAGAGCGGCACGCACTACGGCGGGCTTCGCTGGCAGCGCGGCGTCCTGCTCGCGGTGCGCGAACGCGAACGCTCAGAGGGCACTCCCGAACGCCACATCGTGCGCATCGACGGCGCTACGGGCGCCCACGCTTCGGGCGTGACCGAGCTCGCGGGCGGCAGCGACTTCGTCGCCCAGCCCGCCCTCTCACCCGATGGCTCGCACCTCGCCTGGGTGGCCTGGGACCACCCGGACATGCCCTGGGACCGCACCCGCATCCGCGTCGTCGACCTCCGCGCCCCGCACCGGGTCCGTGACGTCGCCGGTGGCAGCACGGCCGCGCTTCAGCCGGAATGGACCCCCGATGGCCAGCTCGTCGTCGTCGACGAGCCGACCGGGCGCTGGAACCTCTACCGCGTCGACCCCGACGCCGACGCGAACCCGGCCCCGATCTCCCCCGCCGACGCTGACACAGGCGGCGGGCTGTGGGTGCTGGGAACCCGCTGGTACGCGCCGCTCGATGACGGCCGCGTCGTCGCCGTCCGCACGCACGGATCGGATCAGCTCGTCGTCATCGACCGCGACGGTGGCGCCGTCCCGCTCCCGGTACCCGCCACAGCGCGGCTGCAGATCGAGGATGTCGCGGGCAGCAGCGCCCTCGTCAGCGGCACGATGCCGGGCGCGACGGGGCTGTGGATCGTCGATCTGGACAGCGGCGAGGCGACCGCGGTGCGCGGCGGCGCTCCCGATGTCGATGCGGCATGGATTCCGCACGCCCGTCAGCTGACGACCGAAGGCCCGCACGGCCCCGTGCACGCCTTCGCCTACCCGCCGACCAATCCCGACGTCGAAGCGCCGACCGATGAGCTGCCACCGTACCTCGTGTGGGTACACGGCGGTCCGACCTCGCATGTGGGCGGTACGGCGGACAGCAAGGTGGCCTACTTCACCAGTCGCGGCATCGGCGTGCTCGACGTCAACTACGGCGGCTCGACGGGCTACGGCCGCTCGTACCGCGAACGACTGAAGGGCCAGTGGGGCGTCGTGGACGTCGACGATGTCGCGACCGCTGCCCGAGGGCTCGCCGCCGACGGACTCGCCGACCCGTCACGTCTCGCGATCGAGGGCGGCTCCGCGGGCGGCTGGACCGTGCTCGCGGCGCTGGTCGGAACCGACGTGTTCGGTGCCGGCGTCTCGCGGTACGGCGTCGGCGACGCACGCGCCTTGGCGGCTGAGACGCATGACTTCGAGGCGCGCTACCTCGACGGGCTCATCGGCCCGCTGCCCGAAGCGGAGCAGGTCTACATCGAGCGGTCGCCCCTGAGCCGGCCGGAACGGTTCCGGGTGCCGCTGCTGCTTCTGCAGGGCGACGAGGACGCCGTCGTGCCCCCGGCGCAGGCGGAAGCCATCCGCGACGCTCTCGTCGCACAGGAAGTGCCCCATGCCTACGTGTTGTACGCGGGCGAGGGCCACGGGTTCCGGCGCACGGAGACGATCGTGCACGCGCTCGAAAGCGAGCTGGCATTCCTCGGCCAGGTCTTCGGCTTCGACACCCCGGGGGTCGCGCCGGTCGAACTCGACTGA
- the miaA gene encoding tRNA (adenosine(37)-N6)-dimethylallyltransferase MiaA, with protein sequence MTAAPAPDSAPADGAPILWAVLGATGTGKTGLSLDLAEALVARGRSAEIVNVDAMQLYRGMDIGTAKIPETERRGIPHHLFDALEVTQEAAVAWYQEVARRTIEEIRGRGADAILVGGSGLYASSVLFDFRFPPRDERLRASLEDELERHGAGHLFARLRAADPAAAERIDARNGRRIVRALEVLAQGGRTHGGALPEAPEHWSPRTRIIGTAVPRDELVPLLDARVERMWAAGLVDEVAVLRQQGLERGATAGRAIGYAQALAQLRGDTSEEEAIAETQALTRRYARRQVSWFKRYDDVRWVDPRTTDAGALVDSAVAGGPVIDARG encoded by the coding sequence GTGACCGCGGCGCCGGCCCCGGACTCCGCCCCGGCTGACGGAGCGCCGATCCTCTGGGCCGTTCTCGGGGCGACGGGCACCGGCAAGACCGGTCTCTCGCTCGACCTCGCCGAAGCACTCGTCGCACGTGGCCGGTCGGCCGAGATCGTCAACGTCGACGCTATGCAGCTGTACCGCGGCATGGACATCGGCACCGCGAAGATCCCCGAGACCGAACGCCGCGGCATCCCGCACCATCTTTTCGACGCGCTGGAGGTGACGCAGGAAGCCGCCGTCGCGTGGTACCAGGAGGTCGCGCGCCGGACGATCGAGGAGATCCGTGGTCGCGGCGCCGACGCGATCCTCGTCGGCGGCTCGGGACTGTACGCCTCGAGTGTGCTGTTCGACTTCCGCTTCCCGCCGCGCGACGAACGCCTGCGCGCGAGCCTCGAGGACGAGCTCGAGCGCCACGGTGCCGGGCACCTGTTCGCGCGGCTGCGTGCCGCCGACCCGGCAGCAGCCGAGCGGATCGACGCGCGGAACGGCCGCCGCATCGTGCGCGCGCTCGAGGTGCTCGCGCAGGGCGGGCGAACCCATGGCGGAGCCCTGCCCGAGGCGCCCGAGCATTGGTCGCCGCGGACCCGGATCATCGGCACCGCGGTGCCCCGCGACGAGCTCGTGCCGCTCCTCGATGCGCGCGTCGAGCGGATGTGGGCGGCCGGCCTGGTCGACGAGGTCGCCGTCCTGCGGCAGCAGGGTCTCGAGCGCGGTGCCACCGCCGGTCGCGCCATCGGCTACGCGCAAGCGCTCGCGCAGCTGCGCGGCGACACGAGCGAGGAGGAGGCGATCGCCGAGACGCAGGCCCTCACGCGGCGTTACGCGCGCCGCCAGGTGTCGTGGTTCAAGCGGTACGACGATGTCCGCTGGGTCGACCCTCGCACGACGGATGCGGGCGCGCTCGTCGACTCCGCCGTGGCGGGTGGGCCCGTCATCGATGCGAGAGGATGA
- a CDS encoding GNAT family acetyltransferase, whose protein sequence is MTPVIITMRAFAPDDEDAVVQLWHEVGLTRPWNDPRADIRRKLTVQPELFLVAVDEPVDGTAHVIVGTVMAGYDGHRGWLYYLASAPSHRGQGVGRLLVAEAERLLEAMGCPKVQLMVRPENEAVRGFYHELGYEPFTVWSTGKRLVVDGPGGPA, encoded by the coding sequence ATGACACCCGTGATTATCACGATGCGCGCATTCGCTCCCGACGATGAGGATGCCGTCGTCCAGCTGTGGCATGAGGTCGGCCTCACCCGCCCCTGGAACGATCCGCGTGCCGACATCAGGCGCAAGCTGACGGTTCAGCCCGAACTGTTCCTCGTGGCCGTCGACGAGCCTGTCGACGGGACCGCGCATGTCATCGTCGGCACCGTGATGGCCGGTTATGACGGCCACCGAGGCTGGTTGTACTACCTCGCCTCGGCGCCCTCGCACCGGGGGCAGGGCGTCGGACGCCTGCTCGTCGCGGAGGCCGAGCGCCTTCTCGAGGCCATGGGATGCCCCAAGGTGCAGCTCATGGTGCGGCCCGAGAACGAAGCGGTGCGCGGCTTCTACCACGAGCTCGGCTACGAGCCGTTCACCGTGTGGTCGACCGGCAAACGCCTCGTCGTCGATGGCCCGGGCGGCCCCGCCTAA
- the hflX gene encoding GTPase HflX, which yields MTQITTPDGDDDIAVDPVDRVLASAETRSSMRVFGGAQALQDAATVSYGDTDGDQWDREERAALRRVPGLSTELEDVTEVEYRQLRLENVVLVGVYPQGSHEDAENSLRELAALAETAGAVVLDGVLQRRPHPDPATYIGRGKAAELRDLVAAVGADTVIADTELAPSQRRALEDVAKVKVIDRTTVILDIFSQHAKSREGKAQVELAQLEYLLPRLRGWGESMSRQAGGQVGAGGAGMGSRGPGETKIELDRRRIRTRMAQLRRQIREFAPSREAKRAERRRNTIPSVAIAGYTNAGKSSLLNRLTSAGVLVENALFATLDATVRRAEAADGRVYTLTDTVGFVRNLPHQLVEAFRSTLEEVSGADVIVHVVDGSHPDPAAQLATVRDVMGDVGARATRELVVFNKADLVDDDARLLLRGLEPTAHFVSSRTGEGIDDLRAAIEDALPLPAVEVRALVPYDRGDLISAVHESGHIVATSHEEDGTAVHAHVSERLAAELAPYAV from the coding sequence ATGACGCAAATCACCACCCCCGACGGCGACGACGACATCGCGGTGGATCCGGTCGATCGAGTGCTCGCGAGCGCCGAGACGCGCTCGTCGATGCGCGTGTTCGGCGGCGCGCAGGCGCTGCAGGATGCGGCGACCGTCTCATACGGAGACACCGACGGCGACCAGTGGGATCGCGAGGAGCGCGCCGCGCTGCGCCGCGTCCCGGGACTGTCCACCGAGCTCGAGGACGTCACCGAGGTCGAATACCGGCAGCTGCGACTCGAGAACGTCGTGCTCGTCGGCGTGTACCCGCAGGGGTCGCACGAGGACGCCGAGAACTCGTTGCGCGAGCTCGCCGCGCTGGCCGAGACCGCCGGCGCGGTCGTCCTCGACGGTGTGCTGCAGCGGCGGCCGCATCCCGATCCCGCCACCTACATCGGACGCGGCAAGGCGGCCGAACTGCGCGATCTCGTCGCCGCGGTCGGCGCCGACACCGTGATCGCCGACACCGAGCTCGCTCCGAGCCAACGGCGTGCGCTCGAGGATGTCGCCAAGGTCAAGGTCATCGACCGCACGACCGTCATCCTCGACATCTTCAGCCAGCACGCGAAGAGCCGCGAGGGCAAGGCTCAGGTCGAGCTCGCGCAACTCGAGTACCTGCTCCCGCGCCTGCGCGGGTGGGGTGAGTCGATGAGCCGTCAGGCCGGTGGACAGGTCGGCGCAGGCGGCGCGGGCATGGGCTCGCGTGGTCCGGGTGAGACGAAGATCGAGCTCGACCGCCGCCGCATCCGGACGCGCATGGCGCAGCTGCGCAGGCAGATCCGCGAGTTCGCGCCGTCTCGCGAGGCGAAGCGCGCCGAGCGTCGGCGAAACACGATCCCCTCCGTGGCGATCGCCGGATACACCAACGCCGGCAAGTCGAGTCTGCTCAACCGGCTGACGAGCGCGGGAGTCCTCGTCGAGAACGCGCTGTTCGCGACGCTCGACGCGACCGTGCGCCGGGCCGAGGCCGCTGACGGGCGCGTGTACACGCTCACCGACACCGTCGGATTCGTGCGCAATCTGCCGCACCAGCTCGTCGAAGCCTTCCGGTCGACGCTCGAAGAGGTGTCGGGCGCCGACGTCATCGTGCACGTCGTCGACGGGTCGCACCCCGACCCGGCGGCGCAGCTCGCGACCGTCCGCGACGTGATGGGCGACGTGGGTGCGCGTGCGACGCGCGAGCTCGTCGTGTTCAACAAGGCCGACCTGGTCGACGATGACGCGCGGCTGCTGCTGCGCGGGCTCGAGCCGACGGCTCATTTCGTGTCGTCGCGGACCGGCGAGGGGATCGACGACCTCCGCGCGGCGATCGAGGACGCGCTTCCGCTGCCCGCGGTAGAGGTGCGTGCGCTCGTGCCGTACGACCGGGGCGATCTGATCTCGGCTGTGCACGAGAGCGGTCACATCGTCGCGACCTCGCACGAGGAGGACGGCACCGCCGTGCATGCTCACGTGTCCGAGCGCCTCGCCGCCGAGCTCGCACCCTACGCCGTCTGA
- a CDS encoding class I SAM-dependent methyltransferase codes for MGSDHYFSASPSSEQNLRRIRVTLAGRAVEVTTAGGVFSPDHVDSGTGVLLANTPPAPPGGDFLDLGCGWGPISLSLALESPHATVWAVDVNERALDLVRRNAADLGLTNINAVLPDDVPDDVVFRTIRSNPPIRVGKNELHGMLQRWIPRLVERSDAWLVVQRNLGSDSLQRWLAATFDDGYTVSRAATGRGFRVLKVRRHGTPPTGAIELP; via the coding sequence ATGGGGAGCGATCACTACTTCAGCGCGTCCCCGTCCAGCGAACAGAACCTCCGCCGCATCCGCGTGACCCTCGCGGGTCGTGCCGTCGAGGTCACGACCGCGGGCGGGGTGTTCAGCCCTGACCACGTCGACTCGGGCACGGGGGTTCTTCTGGCCAATACTCCGCCGGCACCGCCCGGTGGGGATTTCCTCGACCTCGGCTGCGGCTGGGGGCCGATCTCGCTGTCGCTGGCTCTGGAGTCGCCTCACGCCACGGTCTGGGCCGTCGATGTCAACGAACGTGCTCTCGACCTGGTGCGACGCAACGCCGCTGATCTGGGACTCACCAATATCAACGCTGTGCTGCCCGACGATGTTCCCGACGACGTCGTGTTCCGGACCATCCGATCGAATCCGCCGATCCGCGTCGGCAAGAACGAGCTGCACGGGATGCTCCAGCGCTGGATCCCCCGCCTGGTCGAGCGCAGCGACGCCTGGCTCGTCGTGCAGCGCAACCTCGGATCCGATTCGCTGCAGCGCTGGCTCGCCGCGACCTTCGACGACGGGTACACCGTCTCGCGCGCCGCGACCGGCCGCGGCTTCCGCGTGCTGAAGGTGCGTCGCCACGGCACACCCCCGACGGGGGCCATCGAACTGCCCTGA
- the dapF gene encoding diaminopimelate epimerase: MATLAFTKGHGTGNDFVILADPDGELELSDAQVAALCDRHVGIGADGLLRVVRSAAIAEGADAAASGAAWFMDYRNADGSLAEMCGNGTRVFARYLADAGLASIEAGLRIGTRAGVKTITRAENGFEVDLGLWRAEEGDILVRARGLGVARPGQAIDVGNPHVVVALAGEAELDGLDLTSQPTLDPHPAAGANVEFVVPAEPLVQNGVGAIRMRVYERGVGETLSCGTGVAASALAVRFWAGSAAPDRWTVDVPGGTLGVRVVRQDDGEHVLLSGPATLVFSGQVTLAD, encoded by the coding sequence ATGGCGACTCTCGCGTTCACCAAGGGCCACGGCACCGGCAACGATTTCGTGATCCTGGCCGACCCCGACGGCGAGCTCGAGCTCAGCGATGCGCAGGTCGCGGCACTGTGCGACCGCCACGTCGGCATCGGCGCCGACGGCCTGCTGCGGGTCGTCCGCTCGGCCGCGATCGCCGAGGGGGCGGATGCCGCGGCCTCCGGCGCTGCGTGGTTCATGGACTATCGCAACGCCGACGGGTCACTGGCCGAGATGTGCGGCAACGGAACGCGCGTCTTCGCACGCTACCTCGCCGACGCGGGCCTCGCGTCGATCGAGGCCGGACTCCGCATCGGCACGCGCGCCGGCGTCAAGACGATCACCCGCGCCGAGAACGGCTTCGAGGTCGACCTCGGTCTCTGGCGCGCCGAGGAGGGCGACATCCTGGTGCGCGCGCGTGGACTCGGCGTCGCCCGACCCGGGCAGGCGATCGACGTGGGCAACCCGCATGTCGTGGTCGCTCTCGCGGGCGAGGCAGAGCTCGACGGGCTCGACCTGACGTCGCAGCCCACCCTCGACCCGCATCCGGCCGCCGGCGCGAACGTCGAGTTCGTCGTCCCGGCCGAGCCGCTCGTACAGAACGGTGTCGGCGCTATCCGCATGCGGGTCTACGAACGCGGAGTGGGGGAGACCCTCTCGTGCGGCACGGGGGTCGCGGCATCCGCACTCGCCGTCCGTTTCTGGGCAGGCTCGGCGGCACCCGATCGGTGGACGGTCGACGTCCCGGGCGGCACGCTCGGCGTGCGCGTCGTGCGTCAGGACGACGGCGAGCACGTGCTTCTCTCCGGGCCCGCGACGCTGGTGTTCTCGGGGCAGGTCACCCTCGCCGACTGA
- a CDS encoding choice-of-anchor G family protein, with protein MKTRTRSAVAIAAVAIVGVPMTVTATTAAWNSSEWVHGEVGTSTLDCTDGTGFASVASGRFLSGSLLGLDLDPIAELEQMALALDGAGDVAVSPSDAIDLGSAPPDSYVYANPFDVTALSAINVDLTGFTVGLPGAALGAVNQYANVATDGSVAGASGLVNDSGAVLVSDTTPPASLPARARVGLSGILPAVTGIADANLEIGAVAASSQIDGCALLRDELWGETAPASAVMRDYGIAGLGLQLDAPVVQSLVGTTTTAVNTLAGVVGQLTGPGGLIGSTIGAGIDAGIPGVLTTTVGGNVSITGLDLLGSVSTLLNTPLTDGVVTIDLQAGTIDVDLDALLPSLNDAAPNTEVVLNAAVLNPIVDRAGVLLDNWTSQIVAALTTELREATVTVALEAVVAAPGIGILPGLNVLTADVGFVGPLGSLLDGTAVLTIDAEAAGLVGPINTLLSALGLPTVTQLLNTVGGLSSGLVSTLANTLTTTITAALTTLGGTLATAVTAVISALGGVVDALPSVVSLMVNVQPDQPNAPPDATFIAASVDATAEYRVAALRLGLADGLGGLAAATFATASAGPVTAP; from the coding sequence ATGAAGACTCGAACCCGATCCGCGGTTGCCATCGCCGCGGTGGCCATCGTGGGGGTGCCGATGACCGTCACCGCGACGACAGCGGCGTGGAACAGCTCGGAGTGGGTGCACGGCGAGGTCGGCACGTCGACGCTCGACTGCACCGACGGCACGGGCTTCGCCTCCGTCGCATCCGGCCGGTTCCTGAGCGGTTCCCTGCTTGGACTCGACCTCGACCCGATCGCCGAGCTCGAGCAGATGGCCCTCGCCCTCGATGGCGCGGGCGACGTCGCCGTGTCGCCGAGCGATGCGATCGACCTCGGATCCGCCCCGCCCGACTCCTACGTCTACGCCAACCCGTTCGACGTCACGGCTCTCAGCGCCATCAACGTGGATCTGACCGGCTTCACCGTCGGACTGCCGGGAGCGGCCCTCGGAGCCGTCAACCAGTACGCGAACGTCGCGACCGACGGCTCCGTCGCGGGCGCGTCGGGACTCGTCAACGACTCCGGCGCCGTGCTCGTGTCGGACACGACGCCGCCGGCATCGCTGCCCGCGCGGGCGCGGGTCGGGCTCAGCGGCATCCTTCCGGCGGTCACCGGCATCGCCGACGCGAACCTCGAGATCGGTGCGGTCGCGGCCAGCTCGCAGATCGACGGGTGCGCGCTGCTGCGCGACGAGCTCTGGGGAGAGACAGCACCTGCGAGCGCCGTCATGCGCGACTACGGCATCGCAGGTCTCGGCCTGCAGCTGGACGCGCCCGTCGTGCAGAGCCTCGTGGGCACCACGACCACCGCGGTGAACACGCTCGCCGGTGTGGTCGGGCAGCTGACCGGGCCGGGCGGGCTCATCGGCTCGACCATCGGAGCCGGAATCGACGCGGGAATCCCCGGCGTCCTCACCACGACGGTTGGCGGGAACGTCTCGATCACGGGACTCGACCTCCTCGGATCGGTGTCCACGCTCTTGAACACACCGCTCACCGACGGCGTGGTCACGATCGACCTGCAGGCGGGCACGATCGACGTCGATCTCGACGCTCTTCTTCCCTCGCTCAATGACGCCGCACCGAACACGGAGGTCGTCCTCAACGCTGCGGTGCTGAACCCGATCGTGGATCGCGCCGGCGTGCTGCTCGACAACTGGACGTCGCAGATCGTCGCCGCGCTCACCACCGAGCTCCGTGAGGCAACGGTCACCGTGGCGCTCGAAGCCGTCGTGGCCGCGCCGGGGATCGGTATCCTGCCGGGGCTCAACGTCCTGACCGCCGACGTCGGCTTCGTCGGCCCGCTCGGATCGCTGCTCGACGGGACGGCGGTGCTGACGATCGACGCGGAGGCGGCGGGCTTGGTCGGGCCGATCAACACCCTGCTCAGCGCGCTGGGCCTGCCCACCGTGACGCAGCTGCTGAACACAGTCGGAGGGCTCAGCTCGGGTCTCGTCTCGACGCTGGCGAACACGCTGACGACCACGATCACCGCGGCGCTCACGACGCTCGGCGGCACGCTCGCGACGGCGGTGACCGCAGTGATCTCGGCGCTCGGAGGGGTGGTCGACGCGCTGCCGTCGGTCGTGTCGCTCATGGTCAACGTGCAGCCCGATCAGCCCAACGCCCCGCCGGACGCGACCTTCATCGCGGCGTCGGTCGACGCGACGGCCGAGTACCGTGTCGCGGCGCTCCGGCTCGGACTCGCGGACGGCCTCGGCGGTCTGGCGGCGGCCACCTTCGCCACGGCGAGCGCCGGTCCGGTCACGGCACCCTGA
- the lexA gene encoding transcriptional repressor LexA, whose amino-acid sequence MSEKPQTRRRKNLSDKQLAILEVIQHAIARNGYPPSMREIGDAVGLKSLSSVTHQLNQLELSGYLRRDPGKTRAMEVLIDLPGTAGENPADAAPALGDAALVPLVGRIAAGVPITADQQVEEIFPLPRQLVGKGELFMLKVVGDSMIDAAICDGDWVVVRAQATADNGEIVAAMLDGEATVKTLRQRDGHTWLLPRNSAFEPILGDDATLLGKVVAVLRAV is encoded by the coding sequence ATGAGCGAGAAGCCGCAGACGCGACGACGCAAGAATCTGAGCGACAAGCAGCTCGCGATCCTCGAGGTGATCCAGCACGCGATCGCCCGCAACGGCTATCCGCCGAGCATGCGCGAGATCGGCGACGCGGTCGGCCTCAAGTCGCTCTCGAGCGTCACCCACCAGCTGAACCAGCTCGAGCTCAGCGGCTACCTCCGCCGCGACCCCGGCAAGACCCGGGCGATGGAGGTCCTGATCGACCTCCCCGGCACGGCCGGTGAGAACCCGGCCGATGCGGCGCCCGCTCTCGGCGACGCCGCCCTGGTCCCTCTCGTGGGCCGGATCGCGGCCGGGGTCCCGATCACCGCCGACCAGCAGGTCGAGGAGATCTTCCCGCTGCCACGCCAGCTCGTCGGCAAGGGAGAGCTCTTCATGCTCAAGGTCGTCGGCGACTCGATGATCGATGCGGCCATCTGCGACGGCGACTGGGTCGTCGTGCGCGCACAGGCGACAGCCGACAACGGAGAGATCGTCGCCGCGATGCTCGACGGCGAGGCGACCGTGAAGACACTCCGTCAGCGCGACGGTCACACCTGGCTCCTCCCCCGCAACTCCGCCTTCGAGCCGATCCTCGGCGACGACGCGACGCTCCTCGGCAAGGTGGTCGCCGTCCTCCGCGCCGTCTGA
- the miaB gene encoding tRNA (N6-isopentenyl adenosine(37)-C2)-methylthiotransferase MiaB has protein sequence MSTPSSAPTLIAPSLAARTADGRARTYEVRTFGCQMNVHDSERLSGSLESAGYLPADPGTDADVIVINTCAVRDNAAGKLYGTLGHLKSVKDKREGMQIAVGGCLAQMDQTAVQQKAPWVDVVFGTHNMGALPGLLERARHNGEAELEILEALETFPSTLPTKRDSVYSGWVSISVGCNNTCTFCIVPHLRGKEKDRRPGDILNEIRLLVDDGAIEVTLLGQNVNSYGVEFGDRQAFGKLLRAAGEIPGLERIRFTSPHPAAFTDDVIDAMAETPAVMPQLHMPLQSGSDRILKAMRRSYRSSKFLGILDRVRERIPHAAISTDIIVGFPGETEADFEDTLRVVEQSRFASAFTFQYSIREGTPAATMPDQVPKAVVQERYERLVALQDRIALEENQKQVGREVRVLVSSAEGKKAAETHRLTGRAEDNRLVHFELPSGSETPRPGDVVTVTVTHAAPFHLLADSTDGSPLRIRRTRAGDAWDRSLAESCGVPAPASTDAGPRAVSLGLPSLRVGV, from the coding sequence ATGTCGACTCCCTCGAGCGCACCCACCCTCATCGCGCCGTCACTCGCCGCGCGCACCGCCGATGGCCGCGCGCGTACGTACGAGGTGCGTACCTTCGGCTGCCAGATGAACGTCCACGATTCCGAGCGGCTCTCCGGATCGCTCGAGAGCGCGGGGTATCTCCCCGCCGATCCCGGCACCGATGCCGACGTCATCGTCATCAACACGTGCGCGGTGCGCGACAACGCCGCCGGCAAGCTCTACGGCACCCTGGGCCATCTGAAGTCGGTCAAGGACAAGCGCGAGGGCATGCAGATCGCGGTCGGCGGCTGCCTCGCGCAGATGGACCAGACCGCCGTGCAACAGAAGGCTCCGTGGGTCGACGTCGTCTTCGGCACCCACAACATGGGCGCCCTTCCGGGATTGCTCGAGCGAGCACGTCACAACGGCGAGGCCGAGCTCGAGATCCTCGAGGCGCTCGAGACCTTCCCCTCCACCTTGCCGACGAAGCGGGACTCGGTCTACAGCGGTTGGGTGTCGATCTCGGTCGGCTGCAACAACACGTGCACGTTCTGCATCGTTCCCCACCTGCGCGGCAAGGAGAAGGATCGCCGTCCCGGCGACATCCTGAACGAGATCCGCCTGCTGGTCGACGACGGGGCGATCGAGGTCACCCTGCTGGGGCAGAACGTCAACAGCTACGGCGTCGAGTTCGGCGACCGTCAGGCGTTCGGCAAGCTCCTGCGCGCGGCGGGTGAGATCCCGGGGCTCGAGCGCATCCGCTTCACGAGCCCGCACCCGGCGGCGTTCACCGACGACGTCATCGACGCGATGGCCGAGACGCCCGCCGTCATGCCGCAGCTGCACATGCCCCTGCAGTCGGGCTCCGACAGGATCCTGAAAGCGATGCGCCGGTCGTATCGCAGCTCGAAGTTCCTCGGCATCCTCGACCGTGTGCGTGAGCGCATTCCGCACGCGGCGATCTCGACCGACATCATCGTCGGGTTCCCCGGCGAGACCGAAGCCGACTTCGAAGACACGCTGCGGGTGGTCGAGCAGTCGCGCTTCGCGAGCGCCTTCACCTTCCAGTACTCCATCCGCGAGGGGACGCCCGCCGCGACGATGCCCGACCAGGTGCCGAAGGCGGTCGTGCAGGAGCGGTACGAGCGGCTCGTCGCGTTGCAGGACCGGATCGCGCTGGAGGAGAACCAGAAGCAGGTCGGCCGCGAGGTCCGCGTGCTGGTGTCTTCCGCGGAGGGCAAGAAGGCCGCCGAGACGCACCGTCTCACCGGCCGCGCAGAGGACAACCGCCTGGTGCACTTCGAGCTGCCCAGCGGCTCCGAGACGCCGCGACCGGGAGACGTCGTCACCGTGACGGTGACGCACGCGGCCCCGTTCCACCTGCTGGCCGACAGCACGGACGGATCGCCGCTGCGCATCCGACGCACGCGAGCAGGCGACGCCTGGGACCGTTCGCTCGCCGAGTCGTGCGGGGTACCGGCTCCGGCATCGACGGATGCCGGCCCGCGCGCGGTGTCGCTGGGTCTGCCGTCTCTGCGCGTCGGGGTGTGA